taatttatcaaaataaaaggtCATTTTTCGTAAATAAAATGGAGAGCTGGAAGGGCCAATTTGCAGTTATCAAGCATGGTGGTACCAGTAACAATTTGCTGTCAAGTTTGTTTAGCCTGTTCTATTAAATTCCTGTTTTGAAGTGCCTATTTTGATCAATAAAATCCATTTCCAATATCGAAAGAAAATTTTCTGAACTTGCTTCTAGAACAAATAAAGATAAGTATTACTACTTGTATTCAATTACTTAGGGAAATGATTTAGATTTCCAGTAAATACAATAATTTACACACGACACTCAACAGTATAACTTGGTTGTATGCCAAGGGTTTCAAGAAGTATGTTTGCATTGATACCATACTGAAAATCATAATCAGCCGAAGTGGTTCAAGAAATGTACAAATCAGGCAAGAATGGTGATATTACTCAAATGTCTAGTGTCTTAGTTACATCAATTCTCTGTTGGACAAACTTTTCGCattgttaggaaaaaaaaaagggggttacTATATAAGTACACATCAAACTTCTTTATAGAAGTTGTAGGTAATATGCACAATGCATTCTCTCCTGTTGCCGAGAAGTTATATTTCATTCCTTCAACTGAATCAATGActataatacaaaaattgacATTCAGAGAAAGGGTGAGATCTCTTCAAGGAGTGCAATCTTTATTATTGCACTGTGAGAAGGATGCAACCTCAGAGCTTCTATGATACATCCAAGTCCAGGGATTTTTCTTGGCCCAGTTAAGGTCCCATCAAAGAACCTTTACTTGCAGAGATACCTCAAATAACTAACCCCTGGTGAAAGGCTTGGAAATTAGATGAACTTTACACGTGAAAAAATGAACTGTCTTCTACATCTGGCTCATcagaaaaatcaacaaaaactcAATCCGAACCAATCATGCATGGCTATTATATACACTGCCACAATCAGCAAATATCTTCCTGTATATataacaagtacaaaataagtcAACAGACTAGCAGTTTTAACTATACCAATTTTAATTCAGAAGAATGATTAAGAAACAAGTTTTTGATGTGAGCTCTTGACACCATTCAAATGAATTAAGTAAACTTTCGAAAGAACATAGTCACCCCTTAGCAACTATAAAATCACAAATCAAGTTTTGGTTCAGAAGAACTTACTCTTGGAAAGAATTTGAACCCATTTAAGCATTCCTAAGCATCCACGAGAACAGCTAGTCATGCTTGTATCATTGGCAAACCATTAGAACAGAAGTCGTCTCTATAGAATCCCATTTGGAACTGATTGGAAAAACCGTGAAACCTCCCTATAAAGTTGTTCAGCTTCAAATGGTTTTGAAACATATCCATCCATTCCACATTTTAGGCATTCCTCGTGTGTAGCCTGGATTACATCTGCTGTCATGGCCAAAATGGGAACATGCCAGTTTGAAACATTATCATAGGCCTCCACAGATGTTTCTCCATGTTTCTCCATTTCCCGAATTAGTTTTGTAGCTTCAAACCTGTGCCAAGAGGAGATTCAATGGTTCTCAGATCTCGTGATTGATCTACCAATCACGTctttaaattagtaaaaatgaaaaaaagatcaTCAATGGAAAGAGCAAAGCATTCAATCCAAAGAGAGTTACTATCAATAATAAATGACAACAAacttgataaaataaaaaaataaaaaacttgataAAAACAGATGCCACAGTGCACAAGGCAGCCTACAATTACCCAAATGGTTAACTTGACAACTACGAGTACAGATTTTAGACTTAGATCattagaataatattttatttatttcttgttttctaaaGAAAAGCCTCTCTGAAATCATTAGGCAATCAAGCATCACATACCCATCCATTTCCGGCATTTGGATATCCATGAAACAGGCATCAAAGCAGTGAGGTGGCTTAAGCAATGAGACTGCCTTTCTTCCACTGTCTGCACATTCTACTTCAGCCCCATACTTCTTCAAAGCACCAGCAGCTACTTTCAGATTCACATTATTGTCATCTATGATAAGGATTTTTCTCCCAAGAAGAAGATTGCGGAGAGCAGGGAGCTCCCTATTGCGGGCAATCCCCTTGCTCCCAATACCCATGGCTCGCTGTAATGAGGCAGCAAGCATGCTTGATCTTAGGGGCTTCATGATGATAGATGGGGTATTATCACCTGAAGTTGTGGCACTTGTTCTGGATGTACTGATAAAATTAGCTAGAAGGAACAACTTAGGAGGAGTCCGATGgtcaattttctttaagttattaatgaaaagagaTGAAAGGTGTGAATCCCTATCCCAAACCTCCTGTTCAACAAGGACAATATCAATATCCCCATTGCCACTGCTTATGTTAGACCAACCTTGATTCAAATCAGAGACTACTTCAACACTAATTCCAAGCCGTTGGATATGATATCTTGAGACCTTAGCCCGTACAGGTCTAGGGTCTACAACTAACGCTGTCATGCCCTGAAATTCTGTGGATGCAGAATTGGATTGGTTGTTAATTTTATGGCTTTTATACTCATCGGGATTGGAGCAGCCATTGGTGAAGACAGCAGTAAATGTAAAGGTGGAACCAGTCTTTGGAATGCTCACAAAACCAATTTCCCCGTTCATGAGGCCAACTAAACACTTGCTAATGCTCAGGCCAATACCTGTGCCCCCATGTATTCGGGAGATTGATGGTCCAACCTGCATAAAAGGAGTGAAAACACGAGATTGCGCCTCCGGAGGGATCCCTGCTCCTGTATCCTCAACAGATACAATTAGGTTGATTGAGTCAGAGGGCAGTGAGAGAGGAAAAGTGGATCCCTCTTGACTGAAAGCCTTAAATCCTTTCCAACTACAACATCTATCAGTGACAGGGAATCCACTCAAGGTGTTCTCTGATGATGTCTCAACTTCTGTTGAACCAATCACCTCCTCGACAAGATGAACAGTGACAAATATGTGTCCTTTCTCTGTAAACTGCAACATAATTATCAGTTTTTGTCATTACTTTAGATTTCATTAACATTAATCGCTTTCACATTCTAAGATTCCTATGTAATATACCATTATGCCTATAGCACaattcaaaacaattttatttatttattatttttttggatgagaaaaaaaaattaattctttaAATCCATTAAATTTCATCATTCTAATCTTTTTCCCCAAGATGAAAATGAAGACACTTTCACCTACAAGCCCtcattttttaatatcaaaCCAAGCTTGCTTTGCACAGAGTAATGACAGAATAGATTCTCATGATTGTTCATTCCCTTCTCctccccccccttttttttctatatatctTTTAAGTAATGGtaaacacaactttttttttttccccataaagTTTTTCCACTTAAAAGGTAATGATTTTATAACCTACAGTGTACTTACTTTGATCGAGTTACCCATAAGATTGGTAATGATTTGGCGAAACCTTCCTGGATCACCAATTAGCATTTCAGGAACCCGGTCTGAAATATAAACTGCCAGCTGCTCCACGAGTTTGGCCATGCAAAAGTCCATCAATTCAGTTCATTGACAGCGAAAAGCAGCATGCAATGAGTGATAATGCAAAACTAGAAAGACTTATTACCTCCACTCCCTTTTCCTGGGACTTTCCAGAAAAGAGTGACAGAACATCATCTAAAATTGCTCGCAGATCAAATTGCACTGCATCAAGCTCAAGCCTGCCAGATTCAATCTTTGCCTGGTCTAAAACCTCATTTATGAGTGAGACTAGAGCTTTTCCACTGCCCTGTGCAGTTCTGACATAATCTTGTTGAGTAACATCAAGATCTGTGTCCATGAGCATATGCAACATTCCTGAAAAATTAACAGAATTGCAGTGTCATGGCTCAACAGTTTCTACCTTGAACATCATGCAATATCAAGAACTAACTTAAATTAATATGCAACAGTTTGAAAGACTCACCAAGAACACCATTCATTGGAGTTCTGATCTCATGGGAGACAGTAGCAAGGAACTACAGAAGGTTATAATTTGATTAGGGCCACATGTGCATGATAAGAGCAAGCTAAATAGTGTGATTAAGTAATTAAAGCATCAAGCACCTGAGATTTGGCAACATCAGCAGCCtcggcttttttttttagctccatCATCTTATTGTAATCATCCTCCACTTTAGCAATTCGATTCACAGTTGCATGAAATATATATCCAACAAGATATGCAATCACAAGGATGCCAATTGAAGTTGTTATAGCCAACCATGGCCATGGTGGTTTTTGTTTGAATCTGTGTCAAGAATGAACTTAGTTTTGCACACGCTTCAAGTCTTCAactcttaaatttcaattattgctaCAACTTTCCTCTCAAGATACAGGAGACTGGCTCTTTGGGAACCAGTAACAGTACAGTCACCTCAAGTTATATAGAGGTGGACTAGTCATACGACAGGAGCAACTTATTATAAAGCtttcaaaatgacaaaattttttcCAGAATCTTGATGTGACGCCTCAATTGGTTACAAAATAACCAAAGAGGTCTATATGACTCATAAGCAGAACCCATAATAATCAGCACAGAGAAGAGCTTAATGATTACCTGCAACGCATCTCATGCTTCCTGAAGGGATCTCCAAAATTAAGAGTGCTAACATGCTGCAAACCATCAGCTGATACATTTGAACCATACATGCTGATTGGATGTGAGCGATTAGTAGTGTCATAAACATTCACAAGGATGGTCTGTTTACTAGCAAGCTGTTGAAGCAACTTCTCCACAAGTGACTCGACATCAAAGACACCACCAATGTACCTGCTTGGCAGAAGTGGAAATGGTGAAAGtcttattagtttttttatttatttgatatgcCGTAGTTGAAATTAGTAAGCCTTTTCATTATAGTCATCCAATCAAAATCCCCTTTAGTACCACATATGAGTAACAGTAATCCATTATTCACCACAAGATGTATAAGTGCAAACCTTAATCTTTCCAGAATGAGTTGTGTACAATaaatttgagttttattaaGATTCGACATTTTTTCTTCTACACTACCTCAATGTGACATGAGCATGAGAGGGGTTCAAGAATTGCAAATTCATCAAACATCCTGGATCAAGTAAAGACTTAGGGATTCCAACAAACCACTGCTACATCTATTTCAATTAGAGTTGTCTTATGGTAATTAGATTACATACATCTAGTTCAGATTCCCCTCCCCTAACAACCccatttataaaaattataaaataaaaagctaaaattagttttttgccTGAAATCAATATTGGCTGCATCTTTTGGTTTGGTGTGACTGGTTATTCCCTACCTCAGAACCAAATTGGTTATTAGGCAATCCCCTTTTGCCCAAATCTTTGATCTTAAGAATTCTAGTTTTAAGAAAGACTTCTCTGACTCTTACTACCCATTGTTTTGGTGTATTTAGCTTTCCTGGAAGTATGACATGGGTTACTTTAACTTTGTAGTGCCTATTACTGGAACATTGGCTTGAGGCATCCCAAACCAAAATACCACAAAAACCGCCTCTTTGACGACATGGGAGTAGGAAAGGGCAATATTAAgctgttttaaatttaaaatgtatCAGTCAACCTGTCTATGAATCGATTCTACTCATCAATGAATTCCTAGAATTTTAGGTGGGATGAGGATTGTTATTCTTCCAACTTCTGAGGATACAATGCTATAGGTATAATCCCCCCAACAACAACTTTCTTTCAGACTTTTCAACCAATTGATATGATGTTGGAGAGTAGCTTCAAAATCAAGTAACAGATAAGAATGTTGGCCATCTGTAGTTGGAATTTTGTTAGTAGGAATATATGCCGAAACATCTCTCAAAAAGGTCTCAACTATTGGTAAAGTCATCATACTTCAATCATAAAAATGAGAGTATGCGTTGTCTCAACATCTTATGGGGGTAAACAGATTTGGTCAAACCTTGAACATGTGAGTCTTGAAACCAAACTCCCTTCTACTTTTGGACTCAATGGCCATTCTTTGTCTGGCATGAAGAAACTTTTGCACACCTCACCGGTGGAGAAATCTTGTGTTATGTACAGTAAGCTCTATTCTTTTTTCAATTGGAAATTCAGTATCATTATAAATATCAACAATATCTCTATTATCCTTTCATTAAGAATTCTTTGGCTggggttttatgaaaaaagccAAAGCCCCTTAATGGATTTAAACCAATGACTCACACCTTAACATGGCATCAGACTCCTTGCATATGGAAAATTTACTAGATTAGTCAGTTTGAATTTGAATGAAATGTCAAGCCATCCATAATTTCTTagtcagaaaaaaaaatttattttgattgaacCACATAGTTTTGCtcattgaaattttattaacttaaagAAACTAACCTAAATGATAAATGAAGTGACATCTACTAAAGTATTACCACAGAATAATCAGATGAATTTATtcagccatatatatatatatatatatatatatatatatataaggctttACAGCCCTCTTTTCTTTGTGGGGGCCCAATCAGGGGACAGGGGTTGAGGGTTCAAGAAACCATAACAAAATGTTGCTAATCGGTATCTATCTAAGAGAACATACCCATCAGTTGCTTGAATCCTCTCATTTGGGGTAGCATTTGAGGGGAGATCCCTCTTGTAGACGGCATATGTCAATATAACTCCAAGACGGTTTGATTTCAGTAGCCTGAAAGGAGCAGTTAGAACTCCCTTTCCAGAAGCTCTTGCACGCAATATATTTTCACGATCTTCCTGTTAGTCCAtaattggttgaaaattttcatttgaatatcaTATATGAAATCAAATacttacaaatttaaaatattcagAATGTTAAGACTTATAAGAAGAGCTTTCTGAGTCATAACCAAATTCTGTTTCAATGTAAATGGTTTGAACTTCAATTCAATAATTCAATCTGGTCAATTGCCTACAAATAATGACTAGAGAATATGcagaagatagaaaagaaacttACCGTCCCCGACAGCAAATCGATCGAAACCACATGAGAAATGATATCCTGTGCAAAGATGACAGGAGCATATTCTTCTTTAATTGGGGATGGCTCTAAAGCTTCTGGGGCATAGTCGTCCTTATGGACAGGGTTTTTTTCGAGAGTATCCATCCTCTTAATTGTCCAACCTTGTTGCTCCTCAAATTGTGCCCTTTCAGAGTGGAGAACCCTTACAGCATATGCCACGCCACTTGTGAGGGGCCTTTCAAAAGCGGTTCTTTCTGTGTATCTCGCGAAAGTCCTCTACAAGTTTTGAAAGTTAGATTGATTTGTTGACTAAATACAGTGATCATAGTCAAAAGCACTCAGATCTAGTTTTAGATTAAGCTAAATTGACCAAATTAACAACCGGAACTGAGACCTTGAACTAATCCCTCCAAATGAAGAAGGCATATCACAAAGTGCAATAGTGTAATGAAATTGTAGCATAATGGAAAGCTAAAGGATTAAGAACAGTGCAATTGATCAAAATAAAGGAGGTCACTGGACAAATAGCTCAAGGGTGCTTGTGAATTAAGCCATTTGCATAATTGACATTattgaccaaaaaaatttaatgaaaatttaatgaaaGAAACAAGGGTGATATCAAGGGAAATTAAAGCACTTTCATAATGGAGTGTTTGTCCTAAATTGTCCAAATAAGAAAGGAGATCAGGTTACCTGA
This genomic stretch from Quercus lobata isolate SW786 chromosome 3, ValleyOak3.0 Primary Assembly, whole genome shotgun sequence harbors:
- the LOC115982153 gene encoding histidine kinase 3, which translates into the protein MSLLHVVGFGLKVGHLLLMLCCWIVSVISMNWFVNGGIMDTKSGMFCDSGKMWLKWWEKISGNSCMIHHHYYQYIGSKRVPKTWWKKLLMTWVVGWLIVSLSIFWYMKLQATEKRKETLQSMCDERARMLQDQFNVSMNHIQAMSILISTFHHGKKPSAIDQRTFARYTERTAFERPLTSGVAYAVRVLHSERAQFEEQQGWTIKRMDTLEKNPVHKDDYAPEALEPSPIKEEYAPVIFAQDIISHVVSIDLLSGTEDRENILRARASGKGVLTAPFRLLKSNRLGVILTYAVYKRDLPSNATPNERIQATDGYIGGVFDVESLVEKLLQQLASKQTILVNVYDTTNRSHPISMYGSNVSADGLQHVSTLNFGDPFRKHEMRCRFKQKPPWPWLAITTSIGILVIAYLVGYIFHATVNRIAKVEDDYNKMMELKKKAEAADVAKSQFLATVSHEIRTPMNGVLGMLHMLMDTDLDVTQQDYVRTAQGSGKALVSLINEVLDQAKIESGRLELDAVQFDLRAILDDVLSLFSGKSQEKGVELAVYISDRVPEMLIGDPGRFRQIITNLMGNSIKFTEKGHIFVTVHLVEEVIGSTEVETSSENTLSGFPVTDRCCSWKGFKAFSQEGSTFPLSLPSDSINLIVSVEDTGAGIPPEAQSRVFTPFMQVGPSISRIHGGTGIGLSISKCLVGLMNGEIGFVSIPKTGSTFTFTAVFTNGCSNPDEYKSHKINNQSNSASTEFQGMTALVVDPRPVRAKVSRYHIQRLGISVEVVSDLNQGWSNISSGNGDIDIVLVEQEVWDRDSHLSSLFINNLKKIDHRTPPKLFLLANFISTSRTSATTSGDNTPSIIMKPLRSSMLAASLQRAMGIGSKGIARNRELPALRNLLLGRKILIIDDNNVNLKVAAGALKKYGAEVECADSGRKAVSLLKPPHCFDACFMDIQMPEMDGFEATKLIREMEKHGETSVEAYDNVSNWHVPILAMTADVIQATHEECLKCGMDGYVSKPFEAEQLYREVSRFFQSVPNGIL